The Mycolicibacterium aurum genome segment AGCGCATCGTGGTCGGGAACCAGGCCGGCACCGAGAACGAGGTCGCGGTAGCGATACGACGTCCCGCCGACACATCGCACCGTCTTGTGTTCGGTGTCCACCGCGACCGCCGAGTCGCGGATCCACGTGCAGCCGCGCGGGGTCACCGACCGCTGGGTGCGCTCCGCGGTGTGCAGTGGAGCCTGCCCGCTGCCGACATAGGACAGCAGTGGCCGGTAGGTGTGCACGCTCTGCGGCTCGATGACGCCGACGCTCCGTATCCCCTTCCGAAGGAGGCGAGCAGCCGCGCTGATGCCGGCATTCCCACCACCGACGATCACCACGTCAAACGAACCGTCATTGCCGTCGGATGGGCGCATCTACCAGCGTTACCCCGATCCGGCGTACTGAACCGCGCTACCTCCCCGGGCCGTAGAGCCCGGGCAGGAGGTCGGGATCACCGGGCACCCAGGTACTGGTGACCTGCGACCTTTCTCCCATGGCGGCGGCCCGGTCGAGGAGGCGGGTGCCCAGCTCGAGTTGGCCGGGTTCCCAGGCTCTGAGGGCCGCGACTATGCCTCCGGGATGCGTACCGAGGTGTTCGTAGAGCGTCCACGCATCGGCGGCCGCCTTCGCCGATCCGGCGGCCGGATGCGGCCGCACCGAAAATGCAGCGTCCCCGATGAGCGCGACCCGCCGGTCGACCATCCCGGGAATCCGGACGTCGGAAACAACCTGCAGGAAGGGCTGTTCGGTGCGCACGATGACTTCGGCGAAGGCCGGGGCCAGCTGCTCGGCCGCAGCGGCGCGCATCTCGTCGATGAAGCGCTGCTGCACCGAACCCGGATGAAGGGATACCGGGTTTTCGAAACCCCTTACGTCGGTGACCAACTCGTGGAGTTCGGGACCGTCGGCGACATTGCGGTACCAGACGTAGTTCAGCAGCCGCTCTCCGCGATCGAGTTCCCCGTCCATTCCGGGAATGGTGTACATCACGGCCTGGGTGTGCGGTGCGAGGCTGTAGCTGACCGCGTCCGCGAGCACGGCCCGCGTCGTGGCGCTCACCTGATCCTCGCGCACGGTGCCTCGCCAGCCGACATAGCCTGAATACCGCGCTTGCACATGGGGATAGAGTCGCCGGCGTCCTGTGGAGGTGATTCCGTCAGCGAAGACGACGAGATCGGCTTTTTCGACCCGCCCGGTGACGAAGCGCAGTTCGACGGAGTCATGGTCCTGGCTGACGCCGACGCACATCTCTGCGAGGTGGTAGTGCTCACCTCCGAAGTCGCCCAGCAGGGCCCGGTAGACGGTGCCCCACGAGGTGCTGCGCCACTGAAAGGCTCCCTCGTACAGCACGTCGTCAGACGGTCCGAGGTAGCGCAACCAGTTGCTCGCGACACTGAGCTCCTCGATGCGTCGTGAGCTGTGGCGGTCGAACCACTTCATCGTCATCGGCTGCAGGACGATGCCGCCACCACGATTGTCCAGCGGGGCGGGCGTCCGCTCGAACACGTCGACCTGGAAACCCAGGTTGCGCAGCAGAAGCGCGGCCGTGAGCCCACCGATCGACCCGCCGACGACGATCGCCCGCACGCCGGCGTAATCCTGCACGGGTCAAGAGTGGCACAGCACTCCGGCGGTCACACCGTGAGTTCGGCCGAAGGCCCCTGGAAAACCTGGTCTCGCGTCATGGTGTGTCGGAGGCGTCCAGCGGTGGCGCGGAGTATCCGGCACTGTCCGGCGGTACCGTCGGATCGTCGACGTCCGGCTCGGCACCGGCCTCGACGGCCGCATCGCGCAGCTTCTCCGTGGCGCTCTCGTCCTGGTCGCGTCCCGCCATTGTGGCCTCCATCGTCGTCGGTCCCGGCGGATTACCCGGCGCCGGCGACCTGAAACGATCTAGCGGCACCGCTCACCACATCAGGCCGCGGATCATCGCGGTCGGTGGAATGTCCTCGATGGCCGCCAATCCCGCAGGCGCGCGGCAGACCCAGTCGATCGCGTTGACCGCCCTGGCTGCGGTCGACACGCACCCGGCGTCGGTCACATCCAGCAGTGGATGCGACAACAGCGTGCTCACCTCGATGCGCGGCTCGCCCTCGACGATCACCGTGTGCACACCGGAGTGCCCGTGGGGCGGATAGTCCCACTGTGGCGCTGCCGCCGGAGTCAACCGGGTGGTGTGCTCCACCGTGATGACCGGTGCGCCGTCGCGCACACCCTCCACCGCGAACCGCACGCCGGCCAGGCGTCCTGGCTCGACGGTCATCATCGTGCAGTCGATGCGCGTGTCTGTGTACCAGGGCTCGTATCGCTGCCGAACCTCGTCGAGCTCCACGTCGAGGTGGTGGGCGAGATTGTGGACGAGGCCGCCGAACATCGACGTGATGACTCCCGGCTGGAAGGCGATGGGTAGGTCGTCGTCAGGCGTGGTGCCGAAACCCATTGCCGTGCCGGTGTACTCGTAGTCGTCGTAGTTGCCGTAGTCGAAGATCTCCTTGACGGTCACCGACTCGGCGCGGGTGACCAGGCTGAGCGCGGAGTGAACCGCCGTGTCTCCGGAATAGCCCGGGTCGATACCGTTCACATACAGCGTGGAATCCCCTGCTGCACAGGCCTGTTCCAGCGGACCACGCAGCCAGTCGTCCGCCTGTCGCGGAGTCACCAGCCACACCATCGACGTTCCGACGACGTCGATACCCGCGGCGAGGAGCTTCGACATCTGCTCGATCGCCTCCATCGGCCGGGTCTCTCCGAGCGCGGTGTAGACCACGCAGTCCGGCTTCAGCGCGATCAGGGCGTCGAGGTCGTCAGTGGCGACGATGCCGGTCGGCTCTGTCAGGCCGCACAGCGCCGCCGCGTCGCGTCCGACCTTGTCGGAGTTCGCCGCATGAACACCTACCAGCTCCAGGTCCGGACGGCCGATGATCGTCCGCAGGGCATGCCGGCCCACATTGCCCGTGGAGAACTGCACCACTCTGCGCATTGTCGAACCTGTTCCTCGCTCGGTGGTCGGGGATCGGCAGCGACGAGTTGTCCGCGTCGATACAACGGCGTCGCCCCCGTCATCTTCCCCCTCGAGCCGGGTGACAAGTCAAGCCCTCTTTGTAAAGCATCGGCATCGCGGCTCGGCGCCGGAGAAGCTGATTGACTTATGGTCTTGGTTGACTATAGTCAGCATTCGTGAACTTGCCGACGTTCAGTGCACGTCGCGGCGGGCGCAGGGACGAGACCACGCAATCTCCCTCGCCTGCCGGGCTCGACGAACACATGGAAGCGTCGCGGCGCGCGCAGCGCCACGCCGACACGTGGCTCATCTGCGGCAGCCTGCTCATCGGCACCGCGGCGCTCGGCATCTTCGGCCTCCCCCTCTTCCTGCGAGGCGTCTGGTTGCTGCGCAAGGCTCAGCGGGACGGCCTGTCCGTCCGCCCGATGCTCGTGACGCTCATCGGCTATCTGGTCATCATCGATGCCGCCATCAACACTGTCGGCTGGGCATTGGACCTCGTCGCGAACCACACAATCCTCGCCCGAATCCTATTGAACGGCTGGGGCGCAATGTTCGATGCCGGATACTTCTGGCACTACAACGAGCTCTGGCTCGGCGGGGCCGCCGGCCCCGGTGAGAAGGCCATGGAAGTCGGCATGATCCTCACCGTCTTCACGATGCGGATCGCCGCGGCGATCGGTTTTCTGCAGATGAAGCGCTGGGGCCACCAGTGGATGATCATCACCTGCTGGATGGGGGTGCTCATCTGGTGTCTGTACGTGTTCAACATGACGATGTACGCCGACGTCCGGTTCGCGGGCGTGGTGCTGCCGGTCGTCGGCTGGTGGCTCTACGACATCTTCTACATCACCCCGTTCCTGGCTATCCCGTACCTGCATTCGGTCAATCGCGAGATCTTTTCCGATTGATTCGATGACACTACTCAGTGACTTTACTCAGCACAGGGCTGGAGCGAGTAACCATGACGCCACCGGTGAAGCAGTCGGCCCGCGAGGTGCGCCGCCTGCAGACGCGGGAACGGCTACTCGGCGCTGCCGTCGCCGAGTTCACTGCGGCAGGCATGGCCGGCGCAGACATCGGCGCGATCGTCAGCGCCGCCGGTGTCGCCCATGGCACGTTCTTCTTCCACTTTCCCAGCAAGGAGCACGTTCTCCTGGAACTGGAAGGGCGCGAGGAGGCCCGCATGGCGGCCGAGTTCAGCCGCTTTCTCCGACACCACCACGATCTGGCGGCCGCGCTGACCGAACTCGTTCACCTGGTGGGCCGGTTGGAGCAGCGCCTGGGATCCCTGCTGTTCAAGGACCTTCTTGCGCTGCACTTCTCACCGTCACGGCCCGCCAAGGACGAATGGACCGACCACCCGGTGATCGTGCTGCTGGTCCGCGAGATAGAGCGCGCTCGCGGCGACGGCGAAGTGCACCCGGAGGTCGACGCGTTCTACAGCGCGGCGTTCTTCCTGCTGGGCATCTACGGCGTACTGACCACCACCGTCAACAGCGAGACCCGCGCCGCGATGCTGGCCAATCTGGTCATCACCACACGACGGGGATTGGAGATCCGATGAACCATTGCTTCTACGAGGAGAACTGACGTGGGCGGCTGGATCTGGGAGATATTGCGCTACGTGGCAGCGTGGGGCGGCACCGGCCTGATCATCTGGTTCTGGTACTGGATGTTCTCCAACATCGGCACCTTCTGAGGAGACGATGTCCGAACTCTCCGATACCCACGCCATGGCGATGGAACGAAGTTGCGCGCTGACAGCGGTCGCGCTGAGTGCGCAACGCCGCACCGGCGCCCGCCTCGTGAGCGGACAGCACCGCGCCTTCGGGTTGAGTTCTCTGCTCGACGTCGTCCACGTCCCCTACCCCGCAACACACCGCGAATGGACCCGGCGGACAGTGACATGTGGTGTTGCACTGCAATGCTCGCCGACCAAGGACCGGATCACCGCCTATCGGCTCAACGAACTCTCCGGCCGCGAGCTCAGTGCCCTTGCGCTGGTCGAGGCCGGCGCCGCCCTCGGATGGGTCGCCGCGAACTGGCCGGGTCTACTGCCCGAGTTGCACCGTCTGCTGCCGGATCTCGCCGTGGCCGATGCCGACATGGGCGCCGAGGAGATGCTCGGGCGTGCGATCGCGCTGGCCCGCACCCAACGGTCGCTCGTCGTCCACCCGCTGCTGGGCAGACTCCCCCAGTCGTACACGGCGCCGCAGAGTCTGTCCGACAAGTTGCGCCGCTCGTTCGGGCGTCTGCCCTGGACCACCGATCAGAGGCGGGCTCCGCAGCCGCATTCGGTGCCCGCCGGCGGCGACGGTGGTGTCCGTAATCCGAACCTGCCGCCGCCGAGTCGGCCTCAGGACAACGACCTCGACGTCACCCCTGAACACCGCCCCGGGATCCCGTACCCGGAATGGAACGCGTGGACGAAAAGCTTCATGCCCGACCACGTCGCGGTCCTCGAGCTGGCCCATACCGGACGTACCGGGCAACCTGGCGTCGTGGCCGTCGACGTCCGCAGGTGGTTCGAGAAGGACACCCAGCGGGCCATGACGAACCGGCAGGCGGACGGTTCCGACATCGACGTCGACCAGTACGTCGACCACTTCATCGACGTGACGACGGGGGAGGCCGGCGAGCCGCGCATCTTTCGCGAACTGCTTCCTGCCGGCCGTGACGTCACGACCGCGCTGCTCCTCGACGGCAGCTCCTCGCTCGGCGTACACGGCGGGACCGTCTTCAGACTGGAACTCGCCTGCGCCGATGCGCTGTCACGAGCGATGACCGCGGCCCGCGAACGGCACGGCATCTTCACGTTCACCGGCAACACCCGGCACCGCGTGGAAGTCAGCTGCCTCAAAGACTTTCCGCAACGCCGGTTCGTCCCGCCCGGGAGTCTCGGCCTGGCCACCGGCGGATACACCCGTCTCGGCGCGCCGCTGCGTCACCTGACCAGCCGGCTGCTGGCCCAACCGTCGGCCCGCCGGCAGCTGATCGTCATCGGCGACGGGCTGATCTCCGACGAGGGCTATGAAGGTCGCTACGCCTGGGCCGACGCCGCCCACGCGGTCGAGGAGGCCGATGATGCGGGCGTCTCGATGTACTACATCGGTATCGGCCCCGCCCGCGTAGATCCATTGCCGGAGGTGTTCGGTCCCAGGCGTTCTCAACGAATCCGGCGCGTCGAAGACCTGCCCCGCGTCCTCGCCCACGTCCACCGGGAGCTGGTATCCGCATGAGTGACACCTATTACGCCAACGGCAACGAGGTTCAGCTGTTCGAGCAGGCCTACCGGCAGCATCTGCCGGTGATGCTGACCGGCCCCACCGGGTGCGGGAAGACCCGGCTGGTCGAGCACATGGGCGCACTCCTGGGCCGGCCCGTTGTCACGATCAGCTGTCACGACGACCTCACCAGTTCCGACCTGGTGGGCCGATTCATGGTCACCGGGGGTGACGTCACCTGGGCCGACGGGCCCCTCACCCGGGCGGTCAAGGCGGGCGCGATCTGTTACCTCGACGAGGTCGTCGAGGCCCGGCACGATTCCCTGGCTGTCCTGCACTCGCTGACAGACCACCGGCGGACCCTGTACCTGGACCGTGCGGGCGAAGTTCTGCCCGCGCCACAGGAGTTCATGCTCGTCTGCTCCTACAACCCGGCCTACCGCAGCTCCCTCAAGGAGCTCAAGCCGTCGTTCCGGCAGCGGTTCGTGACGCTGCCGATGAGGTACCTGCCCCCGGAGCGCGAGGCGGAGGTGATCGTCGCCGAGACGGGTGTCTCATCACCGAGCGCACAGCGGCTGGTCCGGTGCGCCACCGCGATCCGCACCGCGGACGAGGCATTCCACTTCGAACCTCCGTCGACCCGTGTGCTCGTCACCGCTGCGCATCTGATCGCCGCCGGCGCAACCGAACTCGATGCGGCGGAGGCGTGTGTACTTGCCCCCTTGTCGAGCGACGGCGCCATCACCGAAGGCCTACGTGAGGTGGCCGCGGCCGGCCTCGCCGGCATACACAGCACAGGCACCTAGGAAGGAAGCGCCACCATGGTGGATCAGAAAGAGAAGAACCGCAAGAAAGCCCTGATCGTCCTGCAGATCGTCATCTACGGATACCTGCTGACGATGTTCGGGATCCAGCTCTACATGTCGTTCGCCCGCGGCTGGTGGGAGCTGTGAGTTTCCCTCTCCCGAAAGCCAAGCAGGGCGCCACGGTCACGGCGTCGGTCCCGCTGGAGGGCTCGATCAGCCTCGAGGAGCACCACGACGAATCCCGGCGCGCTCAGCGGCGGGCTGACAGATGGATGATCGTCGGCGCGGGCCTGATGGGGATGTGGGCTCCGGGGCTCATCGGCTTACCGATCTTCATGCGCGGAGTGTGGCTGCAACGCCAGGCGTTGCGGGCCGGGTACTCCGTCCGCCCGATGATCGTGACACTCATCGGCTACCTCGTCCTGATCGACGGCATGCTCAACAGCCTCGGATGGGCACTGGACCTCGTCGCCAACCACACGCTGATCAACCGGGTACTGATGGTCGGCTGGGGCGCCATGTTCGACGCCGGCTACTTCTGGCACTACAACGAGGCGTGGGTCGGCGGCGCCGCCGGACCGGGCGAGAAGTCCATGGTGTTCGGCATGATCCTCACGGTCTTCGCGATGCGGTGTGCTGCGGCGATCGGCTTCCTTCAGATGAAGCGCTGGGGCCACCAGTGGATGATCATCACCTGCTGGATGGGGGTCCTCATCTGGTGCCTGTACGTGTTCAACATGACGATGTACGCCGACGTCCGCTACGCCGGCACCGTATTCCCGGTCATCGGCTGGTGGCTCTACGACATCTTCTACATCACCCCCTTCCTGGCGATCCCGTACCTGCACACGGTCAATCGCGAAATCTTCACCGACTGACCGCACTTCAAGGAGCTGACGATGACGACGACCGATGAGAAGACCGCCGCGGACCTGCCACCGGGCACCACCCCGTATTACGCGCGCATGCACAGGTGGATCAAGCGTGCCGTCCTGGTGTGCCTGGTGGCGCTGGTCATCGAGGGCGCGTTCACGCTGCCGTTCATGGCGGTCTACTACGGCTACCCGACACTGAGTCTCACCGAGATCTGCAGTGAGCTTCTCAAGGTCCGCTACTCGGACGACACCCTGGAATGCGAGGTGCCGTATCCGGCGTTCGGTCCGCCCGAAGGCGCGCAGGGCAAGGACACCGCGCAGGACCAGTGGGGCATCCAGCCCGTTCCCGGATACAACCGGATCGGATGGCGGGAGTTGGTTCGCCTTCACGAGGAACGCCAGGCTCGCCAAGCCGCTGAAACAGCCGAACAACAGCAGAGCCCGTAGGAGGATCGCCGTGCCCGAATCTGTTGAACACCATGCCGAGAACTGGGATCTGCGCCACCAGGACTTCAACGACCCCGTTGCTCCAGACTTTCTCTACGACGTCTACGCGGTGATGCGGCAGAATTCACCGTTCGCCCGCACTGACAAACCCTTTCTCAGCGCAACACCGACGGGCACGAGGGTGGCGGTGCGCTACGCAGAATGCGTCAAGATCGCGCAGGACTGGGAGCACTTTTCCAGCAATCCGACTCCGGAGGGAGCCGAGCAGTTGGCCGGGGATCTGGTGATCACGCTCGACCCGCCGCGGCAGCAGAAATTCCGCAGGGTCCTCAATCCGTATTTCTCGCCGGCCCGAATGAAGGCTCTGCGGCCCGAGATCGGCACTGAAACCGACATTCTCATAGACGATTTCATCGAGAGCGGATCCGGCGACCTCGCCCGGATAGCGTGGCGCCAGCCGGGCGTGGTGTTCTTCAAATATCTGCTCGGAATGCCCGTCGAGGATGTACCGCTGTGTGTCGAGCTGACCGACACAGCGCTCAACGGCGACACGGAGCAGGACCGGATGGCCGCCTGGGGTGCGCTGTATCAGCACCTGCACGATGCCGTGACCGCTCGGCTGGACCAGCCGCCGCGCGACGACATGATCGACGTGCTGCTGTCCGCAGAGATCGACGGAGAGAAGCTCTCCTTCGGCGACGTCGTGGCCAACGCCATGCTCCTAGTCCAGGCCGGCCTCGAGACCACCGCCAGTGCACTGTCTTTCGCGTACCACTATCTCGCCACCAACGCTACCGAGCGGGACCGCCTGATCGACGATCCCGGGCTCCTCCCGCGCGCCGTGGAAGAGTTCATCCGGTTCGCCGGATCCATCCATGGCGTCCCCCGCACCGTGGCCAGAGAGGTCGAACTCAGCGGCTGCACCTTCTCGCCCGGCGAGTCGGTGATCATCAACTATGCCGCCGCCAACAGGGATGAGCAGGTGTTCCCCGATGCCGCCCGGTGCATCCTCGACCGACGTGAGAACCGCCACCTCGGTTTCGGAGCCGGTGTGCACCGTTGCCTCGGATCCAACCTGGCGCGGCTGGAATTCCAGGTGGGTCTGGAGCGGGTGTTGTCCCGGATGCCCGACGTCACGCTGGCCCCGGGCGAGCATGCCGAGTTTCACGGCAACTCCATCACTCGCGGATTCCGTTCGGTGCCAGTTATTTTCACACCGGCAGCGCGGTCGACGACATGACCTACCGGGTGATTCAGTGGATGACCGGTGATGTCGGGCAGGTCGGTGTGCGGCACTTCGCCGAGAACCCGGTGTACGACCTGGTCGGTGTACTGGTCCACAACAAGGACAAGGTCGGCAGGGACGCCGGCGAGATCGCGGGCATCGCACCCATCGGCATCGCCGCCACCGACGACATCGATGCGATGGTCGCACTCGACGCCGACTGCGTCTTCTACACGCCGATCATCATGGACGTCGATACGGTGTGCCGCCTTCTGCGGTCCGGAAAGAACGTCGTGACCACGAGCGGATTCTTCCACCCGTCACCGGATTTCCGCGGGCCCGCCGAACAGATCAGGCAAGCCTGCGCCGACGGCGGCACGTCGTTCCACGGTGGCGGCATCCACCCGGGCTACGCGGGCGACATCCTGCCGCTGACCCTGGCTCGCATCGTCAACAGGATCGACACCATCCACGTCTACGAGGTCGTCGACGTCCTCAAGGACGCGCCGTTGGACCACATCGACTGGATGGGATTCGGCAAGGACAAGGACACTTTCCTCACCGAGCCGACGATTCTCGGCCTCGGCGTGCCGTTCTTCGCCCAGTCGATGCACATGATCGCCGACGGGCTCGGGGTGACCATCGACGAGGTGACCGCCGCCGAGATCGGGGTCGCGACCGCGGTCGAGGACATCCCGCACGCCGAAGGCGCGATCCCGAAGGGCACCGTCGCGGCGCAGCGCCACGAATGGACCGCGTGGGTGGGCGGGCAGCCGCTCATCATCTTTCACGCCATCTACGTGACTGCAGGACCGGACAGGCTCGAGCCGGCCTGGGACTGGGGCGGGACGCGCTACGAGATCGTCATCGAGGGCGATCCACCGACCGAGCTGACTCTCAAAGGGGCAAGGCGGCCCGACGGCACCATGGCCCACCCCGGGTACGACTGGACAGCCATGGGCGCCATCAACGCGATCCCCGATGTGTGCGACGCGCCGGCAGGCTGGCTGCACCACCTCGACCTCGGCCTGATCCGTCCACGCGGCCTGGTCCGCCCATGACCGAGGTGCACGACGCGCCGGGACTCCCGCACGTCCCCTACAGTGACCTGCCCATGGCGCATGACCGCGGCGAAGGATGGGCCGCGCTGCGAGCCCTCGGTCCCGTGCTCCACGGCGACGGATGGTACTACCTCACCCGCCGCGAGGATGTGCTTGCCGCACTGCGCAGCCCGGAGATCTTCTCGTCGCGGATCGCCTACGACGACATGATCAGCCCGGTGCCGTTGGTGCCGCTCGGGTTCGACCCACCCGAGCACACCAGGTTCCGACGGATTCTGCATCCGTTCTTCAGCCTGCAGACCCTCAGCGCGCTGCTGCCGTCGCTGCAGGCCCAGGCCGTCGAGATCGTCGAGGCGATCGCCATCCGGGACGGCTGCGAGGTGATGGCCGAGCTGGCCACCCCCTACCCGTCCCAGGTCTTCCTCACGCTGTTCGGGCTGCCACTCGAAGACAAGGAGCGCCTCATCGCGTGGAAGGACGCGATCATCGCGTTCAGCCTGACCACCGACCCCACAAGCGTCGACCTCACCCCGGCCGTGGAGCTCTACACCTACCTCACCGAAGCCGTTGCAGAGCAACGGAACCGTCCCCGTGACGGAGTCTTGTCGCACCTTCTGCACAGCGACGATCCACTCACCGACAACGAAGCGGTCGGACTGTCGCTGGTCTTCGTCCTCGCCGGCCTGGACACCGTCACCGCCACCATCGGCGCGACCATGCTGGAGCTGGCACGCCGCCCCGCACTGCGCGTGGCGCTGATCGAGAACCCGGACAGTGTAGGGGCTTTCGTCGAAGAGATGATTCGACTGGAACCGGCGGCACCGGTGGTCGGACGCGTGACGACGCGGCCGGTCACTGTCGCCGGTGTCACGCTGCCTGCCGGCGCCGAAGTGCGGTTGTGCCTGGGGGCGATCAACCGCGACGGTGGTGACGAGCACTCCGGGAACGATCTCGTCATGGACGGCAGGTTGCACAAGCACTGGGGATTCGGCGGTGGACCGCACCGTTGCCTCGGCGCCCATCTGGCACGGATGGAGCTCAAACTCGTCGTCACCGAATGGCTTTCCCGCATCCCCGACTTCGAGCTCGCGCCCGGCTACGTTCCCGAGATCACCTGGCCGTCGGCGACATGCTCCCTGACCGAGTTGCCGCTGCAGATCCGCAGCGGCCGACGATCATGAGGTACAAGATCGACCCGGACGTGCTGCACGGGGTGGCCAGGGAGGCCGTCGACGTACCGCTGGAGGGCGGGCGGCTCATCACCCGCACCGTCGAGCTGCTCGCCGGCGAGTACCCCGACCTGATCGACCCGTCCCCGGGACGCTGGATCGGCAGCAGGGCCGGCGGGGTCCTCGGCAAGGTCCGATTCCTGTACTTCAGCCCGCGCGAGTACGTCGTCATCTTCGGCTCCCCCACTGGCACCCAGGGCTTTTCGGGGCGGTACAAACACGTCGACATCCACAAGTTCCTGCTGGCCGGTCAGATCGACTCCTACGATCTGGAGTCCGAGGACACCGTGCCGTTGCCCACGCTGCTCCCCGGCGGGCGCACCTGCCTGCAACGGGGCCGCGCCCGGGGGCTGACAATCCACCCCGGCTCCTGGCACCTCGAATACGGCCGCGGAGCGGTCGCGACCACGCTGCCTTTTGCCATGGTGGATACGCTTCTGGTGTCACTCGAGTTCGAATCAGTGCGCCGTTCCACCGTCGAGTTCGCGAAGCTGGTGCGGCGCCGAAGAAAGTAGGCCGTCATGCGTGTCGTCATCGCCGGTGGGCACGGCAAGATAGCCCTGCTCACCGAGCGGCTGTTGTCCGCCCGCGGCGACTCGGTCGCCGGCTTCATCCGCAATCCCGACCACGCCGACGAACTACGCGTCGCCGGCGCCGAACCGATCGTCGTCGACCTGGAGAACACCAGCAACGGTGTGGTGTCGACGCACCTGCGCGGTGCCGACGCCGTGATCTTCGCCGCCGGCGCCGGACCCGGCAGCGGCGCGGCACGCAAGGAGACCGTCGACCGTGACGCCGCGATACTGCTCGCCGACGCCGCCGAGGCGGCCGGGGTGGCCCGCTACGTGATGGTCTCGGCGATGGGTGCCGATGCCGACGCGCCAGACGACGCCGGCGACGAGGTGTTCGTCACGTATCTGCGCGCCAAGGGCGCGGCCGACGATGTGATCCGCTCGCGGGCAAGCCTGTCCGCGACCATCGTGCGGCCGGGCCAGCTCACCGACGATGCGGCGACCGGCAAGGTGACGATCGCCGAACACACCGGGCGCGGCAGCATCCCGCGTGCGGACGTCGCCGCCGTGCTGGTCGCGGTGCTGGACACACCGCAGACCGCG includes the following:
- a CDS encoding cytochrome P450; translation: MTEVHDAPGLPHVPYSDLPMAHDRGEGWAALRALGPVLHGDGWYYLTRREDVLAALRSPEIFSSRIAYDDMISPVPLVPLGFDPPEHTRFRRILHPFFSLQTLSALLPSLQAQAVEIVEAIAIRDGCEVMAELATPYPSQVFLTLFGLPLEDKERLIAWKDAIIAFSLTTDPTSVDLTPAVELYTYLTEAVAEQRNRPRDGVLSHLLHSDDPLTDNEAVGLSLVFVLAGLDTVTATIGATMLELARRPALRVALIENPDSVGAFVEEMIRLEPAAPVVGRVTTRPVTVAGVTLPAGAEVRLCLGAINRDGGDEHSGNDLVMDGRLHKHWGFGGGPHRCLGAHLARMELKLVVTEWLSRIPDFELAPGYVPEITWPSATCSLTELPLQIRSGRRS
- a CDS encoding isomerase, with translation MRYKIDPDVLHGVAREAVDVPLEGGRLITRTVELLAGEYPDLIDPSPGRWIGSRAGGVLGKVRFLYFSPREYVVIFGSPTGTQGFSGRYKHVDIHKFLLAGQIDSYDLESEDTVPLPTLLPGGRTCLQRGRARGLTIHPGSWHLEYGRGAVATTLPFAMVDTLLVSLEFESVRRSTVEFAKLVRRRRK
- a CDS encoding NAD(P)H-binding protein, with protein sequence MRVVIAGGHGKIALLTERLLSARGDSVAGFIRNPDHADELRVAGAEPIVVDLENTSNGVVSTHLRGADAVIFAAGAGPGSGAARKETVDRDAAILLADAAEAAGVARYVMVSAMGADADAPDDAGDEVFVTYLRAKGAADDVIRSRASLSATIVRPGQLTDDAATGKVTIAEHTGRGSIPRADVAAVLVAVLDTPQTAGTTFDVISGEHTIADAIAGLSQD